The Deinococcus psychrotolerans DNA window ATGACGTTTAATTTTGCTGCTGCCATTGCCCAGCGCCCCTCGGATACCGAACTCCCGTTCGCCCTGGGGCGCTTTTCATACCGTGACAACCCCGAGCAGCGCGGGGCCGTGATTCCCGACCCGGCCTGGGCCAGCACGCACCTGGTCGAGGTCGACCTGACGCAGTTTGCTGGGTTCCCGCCGACCGGGGGCAAGCCGGCGAAGCATCTGTGGATGCACAAGCAAGTCGCGCCGGTCTTCATCGCCACCATGCAAGAAGCGGTGCGGCGCGGCCTGCTGAGTAAGTTGCGCGAGTACAACGGCTGCTACGTGCCCAGGCACATGGGCTGGACACCGGGCCGCCCGCTCTCAGTGCATTCGTGGGGCGCGGCGATTGATTTCGACGCCAACACCAATGGATATGGTGTGCCGCTGGCCCGGATGCAGATTGACCAGGGCCTCGTGCGCTGCATGGAGGAGTGCGGCTGGACGTGGGGCGGACGCTGGACTGGGCCATACGCCGACGGGATGCACTTCCAGTGGTCTGACCCGCTGCCCGGTACCGCCGTTCAGCCCTGGCAAGACGCGATGGCCCGCACCGCCGTGCCCCTCAAGCCAGTGCCGGTGCAGCCGCTGCGCCGTCAGGTGAAGCTGAGCGGCAAGGTCGTGACTGGGCGGTTCGTGGTGCAGAGCAAAACATTCGCCACGACCATCGCGGTGCAGGCAGATGGGAGTGTCTGGATGCGTCCGGCCACCCTCGCCGAGCAGCAAGGCACTGTCGCGCCCGGTTCGCCCGTGACCGGCAACAGCGGACGGGTGACGCTACAAGATCAGGCCGGAGACTGGACGCCCTTCGCCGGACGCGCCGTTTACCGGGGGCTGCTGCTGAATCTCGACGCCCAGACCGCTGATCTGAGCATCACGCCGGCATGACGTCCAAGCAGCGCCTGAGCCTCAGAGACGCCGCCGTGCCGGGTACGACGGGCGGCGTCTACACCCTGATTCCAGCGGCGATCGGCTTCCTGAGCGTGATTGGGGTGTTCATTTA harbors:
- a CDS encoding M15 family metallopeptidase, whose amino-acid sequence is MTFNFAAAIAQRPSDTELPFALGRFSYRDNPEQRGAVIPDPAWASTHLVEVDLTQFAGFPPTGGKPAKHLWMHKQVAPVFIATMQEAVRRGLLSKLREYNGCYVPRHMGWTPGRPLSVHSWGAAIDFDANTNGYGVPLARMQIDQGLVRCMEECGWTWGGRWTGPYADGMHFQWSDPLPGTAVQPWQDAMARTAVPLKPVPVQPLRRQVKLSGKVVTGRFVVQSKTFATTIAVQADGSVWMRPATLAEQQGTVAPGSPVTGNSGRVTLQDQAGDWTPFAGRAVYRGLLLNLDAQTADLSITPA